One Denticeps clupeoides chromosome 3, fDenClu1.1, whole genome shotgun sequence DNA window includes the following coding sequences:
- the med15 gene encoding mediator of RNA polymerase II transcription subunit 15 isoform X1 produces MMEVPGSDSDWRSPAFRQKVVAQIEEAMRKAGTPHSKSSNDMENHVYVKAKSREEYLSLVARLIIHFRDIHKKQQGGQDPMAALPNLGVGGPGPSINMGPRPAGAPMGAMGMGQMQMQMGAMQAVAGNQQTPQLPGVVGGPGQLQMQQLAAQQQQQQQQQQQQQQPHALQFQQFQAVQQQQQQQQQQQQQQQQQQAALQQQQQQFQIQQFKLLQQQQVQNQQQQQQQQQQQQQQQQPNQMHPSRLQMVQQLQAQAQAQAQAQAQAQAQAQAQAHMVQQQQAQVQQTQAAQMQPHSQQQAMVQGQSIPGQMPPGQHQPISTLSLQQHQQQQQQQQQQQLKLQALQQQARLAQQAQAQAQAQAQAQAQAQAQAQAQAQAQAQAQAQAQAQAQAQAQAQAQQAMASVPNQMMPRMQMPHRLPRAAPGSAIPPSSAPMGGPQMPQVTQMMSSASPGQVPTPQSMLPPPQPQPSPQPPSSQPNSVSSGPTPSPGGFQPSPSPQPSQSPVPGRTLQVLSPGPLNTPGNPSSVMSPAGGNQTEDQLYMDKLKQLSKYIEPLRRMINKIDKNEDRKKDLSKMKSLLNILTDPKTRCPLKTLQKCEIALEKLKNDMAVPTPPPPPVPPTKKQYLCQPLLDAVLANIRSPVFNHSLYRTFAPAMTAIHGPPITGPSIPARKRKYEEDERQTIPNILQGEVARLNSKFLVNLDPSYCSNNGTVHLICKLDDKSLPSVPPLQLSIPADYPEQSPQWADDSQQYAEANPFLQTVHKNMTSKLLQLPDKHSVTALLNTWAQSVRLACLSAA; encoded by the exons ATGATGGAGGTCCCCGGATCAGACAGCGACTGGAGGAGCCCGGCTTTCCGGCAGAAAGTTGTCGCGCAAAT AGAAGAAGCCATGAGGAAGGCTGGGACGCCTcacagcaagagcagcaatGACATGGAGAACCACGTTTACGTCAAGGCCAAGTCCCGA GAGGAGTATTTGTCCTTGGTAGCAAGGCTGATCATTCATTTCAGAGACATCC ATAAGAAGCAGCAAGGAGGCCAAG ACCCAATGGCTGCCCTGCCTAACCTTGGAGTAGGTGGGCCTGGACCTAGCATTAACATGGGCCCTCGCCCTGCTGGCGCCCCCATGGGTGCGATGGGGATGGGGCAGATGCAGATGCAGATGGGAGCCATGCAGGCAGTGGCTGGAAATCAACAGACCC CCCAACTCCCTGGTGTAGTTGGAGGCCCAGGTCAACTGCAGATGCAACAGCTAGCtgcacaacaacagcaacaacaacaacagcagcagcagcaacagcagccacaTGCCCTACAGTTCCAACAGTTTCAGGCAgtccagcagcaacagcagcagcaacaacaacagcagcagcaacagcagcaacaacaggCTGCactgcagcaacaacaacagcagttCCAGATACAGCAATTTAAACtgttgcagcagcagcaggtccagaaccagcagcagcaacaacaacagcagcagcaacagcagcaacaacaacaaccaaaccAG ATGCATCCATCCCGGCTCCAGATGgttcagcagctgcaggcccAGGCCCAGGCCCAGGCCCAAGCACAGGCTCAGGCTCAGGCTCAAGCCCAGGCTCAAGCCCACATGGTGCAACAGCAGCAGGCCCAGGTGCAGCAGACACAGGCAGCTCAAATGCAGCCCCACTCCCAGCAGCAGGCCATGGTACAAGGCCAGTCCATACCTGGGCAGATGCCACCTGGACagcatcagccaatcagcacgcTCAGCTTGCAGCAGcaccaacagcagcaacagcagcagcagcaacagcagcttaAGCTTCAGGCCTTGCAG CAGCAGGCCCGACTGGCCCAGCAGGCGCAGGCCCAGGCTCAGGCCCAAGCCCAAGCCCAAGCTCAAGCGCAGGCTCAAGCCCAAGCCCAGGCTCAAGCTCAGGCCCAGGCACAAGCTCAAGCTCAGGCCCAGGCCCAGGCCCAGGCACAAGCTCAGGCCCAACAAGCCATGGCTTCTGTTCCAAATCAG ATGATGCCCCGGATGCAAATGCCACATCGGTTGCCCCGCGCCGCCCCGGGCTCTGCCATTCCGCCATCCTCCGCACCAATGGGAGGACCACAAATGCCACAG GTCACGCAGATGATGTCATCGGCCTCCCCTGGGCAGGTTCCAACGCCACAGTCCATGCTGCCCCCACCCCAACCACAGCCGTCACCACAGCCTCCGTCCTCCCAGCCCAACTCAGTCAG CTCTGGCCCCACTCCGTCCCCTGGAGGCTTTCAGCCCAGCCCTTCTCCTCAGCCATCCCAAAGCCCTGTTCCGGGGCGCACCCTCCAAGTCCTTTCACCAGGACCTCTCAACACCCCAG GCAACCCCAGTTCTGTGATGAGCCCTGCCGGAGGAAACCAGACAGAGGACCAGCTGTACATGGACAAACTGAAGCAACTCTCCAAGTACATTGAGCCCCTGCGCCGAATGATCAACAAAATAGACAAAAACGAAG ATCGCAAGAAGGACTTGAGCAAGATGAAGAGCCTTCTAAACATCCTGACAGACCCCAAAACAAG ATGTCCACTGAAGACCCTGCAGAAGTGTGAAATAGCCCTGGAGAAACTGAAGAATGACATGGCAGTG CCCACCCCACCGCCACCTCCAGTACCCCCCACTAAAAAACAGTACCTGTGCCAGCCCCTGCTGGATGCGGTGCTGGCAAACATCCGCTCGCCAGTCTTCAACCACTCACTTTACCGCACGTTTGCGCCGGCCATGACCGCCATCCACGGTCCACCAATAAC CGGGCCTTCAATTCCGGCAAGGAAGCGTAAATACGAAGAGGATGAGCGACAGACCATTCCCAACATCCTCCAGGGGGAGGTGGCCCGGCTCAACTCCAAATTCCTGGTCAACCTGGACCCGTCCTACTGCAGCAACAATGGCACCGTTCACCTTATCTGCAAACTGG ACGATAAGAGCCTGCCCAGTGTGCCTCCTCTCCAGCTGAGCATTCCAGCAGATTACCCTGAGCAGAGCCCCCAGTGGGCAGATGACAGCCAGCAGTACG CAGAAGCGAATCCGTTCCTGCAGACAGTGCATAAGAACATGACCTCCAAGCTCCTACAGCTTCCCGATAAGCACTCGGTGACTGCGCTTCTCAACACGTGGGCTCAGAGCGTGAGGCTGGCCTGCCTGTCTGCCGCCTGA